The proteins below come from a single Chryseobacterium nepalense genomic window:
- a CDS encoding OmpA family protein, whose protein sequence is MKFTKTYIGGLFLSSALLLTSCEAVKNSNHQQRGTAVGVASGAVIGGILGNNVGRGGNGAIGAVLGGVIGGVAGNVIGSKMDKQAREIKETLPGAEVERVGDGIKITLNESIVNFDFDSSALTTTAKTNLDKLAQVLVNNPDTNINIYGHTDSKGSDSYNMSLSERRAGSVKSYLMGKGIASSRLFAKGEGEAMPVASNDTDAGRAKNRRVEFAITANEKMINDAQNGQ, encoded by the coding sequence ATGAAATTTACAAAAACATATATAGGGGGCCTTTTTTTATCTTCAGCTTTATTGCTTACAAGTTGTGAAGCTGTAAAGAATTCTAACCATCAGCAGAGAGGTACTGCAGTAGGTGTAGCATCAGGAGCTGTAATCGGAGGTATTCTCGGTAACAATGTAGGAAGAGGAGGAAATGGAGCTATCGGTGCTGTTTTAGGAGGTGTTATTGGCGGTGTAGCCGGTAATGTAATCGGTTCTAAAATGGATAAGCAGGCAAGAGAAATTAAAGAAACTTTACCTGGAGCCGAGGTTGAACGAGTGGGAGACGGTATCAAAATTACTTTAAATGAAAGTATTGTTAATTTTGATTTTGACTCATCTGCCCTCACAACTACTGCTAAAACCAATCTTGATAAGCTGGCACAGGTCCTTGTTAATAACCCGGATACTAACATCAATATTTATGGACACACGGACAGCAAAGGATCGGATTCCTATAATATGTCACTTTCAGAAAGAAGAGCAGGCTCCGTAAAATCTTATTTGATGGGAAAAGGAATTGCTTCCAGCAGATTATTTGCTAAAGGAGAAGGTGAAGCAATGCCGGTAGCTTCTAATGATACGGATGCAGGAAGAGCAAAAAACAGAAGGGTTGAATTTGCGATCACAGCGAATGAAAAGATGATCAATGATGCACAGAACGGACAATAG
- a CDS encoding YHS domain-containing (seleno)protein gives MKTKFFIPFLLLMSSILFSQNSNINKENGVANYGYDVVSYFSGKPQPGSAKNTVKYQGADYYFINPENKSRFQKEPVKYLPQYGGYCAFAMGDYGKKVQVDPKTYKITDGKLYLFYNKFLTNTLTSWNKDEHNLTIKADMNWKKLTANK, from the coding sequence ATGAAAACAAAATTCTTCATTCCCTTTCTGTTATTGATGAGCAGTATTCTCTTTTCGCAAAATTCAAATATTAACAAGGAAAATGGGGTCGCCAATTACGGCTATGATGTGGTGAGCTATTTTTCAGGAAAACCGCAGCCGGGTTCGGCAAAAAATACTGTTAAATATCAGGGAGCAGATTACTATTTTATAAATCCTGAAAATAAATCCAGATTCCAGAAAGAACCGGTAAAGTATCTTCCGCAATATGGTGGCTATTGTGCTTTTGCAATGGGAGATTATGGCAAGAAAGTACAGGTAGATCCCAAAACCTACAAAATAACGGACGGAAAACTGTATCTGTTTTACAATAAATTTTTAACCAACACCCTTACCAGTTGGAACAAAGATGAGCATAATCTCACCATTAAAGCAGATATGAACTGGAAAAAATTAACAGCAAATAAATAA
- a CDS encoding ATP-grasp domain-containing protein: MKSRSFGFFRAVNPAIVHGGMTLEDKNFVNQLLPQRYRPKSFLVKIETKTEGIENIIRENGLKYPVILKPNNGCRGRNVELIRNREHVKTYLENHGNEDLLLEEYINYPNEIGVFYIRFPNEDKGFITGIVEKKGIIVTGDGKQSLGELIQYDLRYHSFYLKIFHDDHHKINYIPNENEQILLSTIGNHARGATFYDVSYKTSVKLTDLFNDICSSVKGFYYGRFDVKFNTWEELENRENFKIIELNGAASEPTFIYDPQHSYFFAVKEIMRHWNFMYKIAKFNQKKGHRFTSNEECWKILKEFNPFLESSRI; encoded by the coding sequence ATGAAATCACGTTCTTTTGGCTTCTTTAGAGCGGTGAATCCGGCAATCGTTCATGGAGGAATGACGCTGGAGGATAAAAATTTCGTCAATCAGCTTTTACCACAAAGATACAGACCAAAATCTTTCCTTGTAAAGATCGAAACAAAGACTGAGGGAATTGAAAATATAATCCGGGAAAACGGACTGAAATATCCTGTTATTTTAAAGCCAAATAATGGTTGCAGAGGCAGGAATGTAGAATTGATAAGAAATCGGGAACATGTAAAAACATATCTTGAAAATCACGGAAATGAGGATTTACTTCTGGAAGAATATATTAATTACCCGAATGAAATAGGCGTATTCTATATCAGATTCCCGAATGAGGATAAGGGTTTCATCACTGGCATTGTAGAAAAGAAAGGCATTATAGTTACGGGAGATGGCAAACAGAGTTTAGGCGAACTTATACAATACGATCTTCGGTATCATTCGTTTTACTTAAAAATTTTTCATGATGACCACCACAAAATCAACTATATTCCCAATGAAAATGAACAAATACTCTTAAGTACTATTGGAAATCATGCACGGGGAGCAACATTTTATGATGTTTCATATAAAACTTCAGTAAAGCTCACTGACTTATTTAACGATATCTGTTCTTCAGTAAAAGGTTTTTATTATGGGCGGTTTGATGTAAAATTTAATACCTGGGAAGAGCTTGAAAACAGAGAAAACTTTAAAATTATAGAATTAAACGGCGCTGCATCAGAACCCACTTTTATCTATGATCCGCAACACTCTTATTTTTTTGCCGTTAAAGAAATCATGAGACACTGGAATTTCATGTATAAAATTGCAAAGTTTAATCAGAAAAAAGGCCATCGCTTTACAAGTAATGAAGAATGCTGGAAGATTCTTAAAGAATTCAATCCTTTCCTGGAATCATCAAGAATTTAA
- a CDS encoding DoxX family protein — protein sequence MKKIVNWIIRLVPVVIMLQTLYFKFSAAPESVYIFSKIGMEPYGRIGIGILELIASILILIPRTTLYGAVLGLGLMLGAIQFHVTELGVDVQNDGGKLFYLAVTVAVFCILLIVINRKQILSVFSKNKKAVAK from the coding sequence ATGAAAAAAATTGTAAACTGGATTATCCGACTTGTTCCTGTAGTCATTATGTTGCAAACCCTGTATTTCAAATTTTCCGCCGCACCGGAATCTGTATATATTTTTTCAAAAATAGGTATGGAACCTTACGGGAGAATTGGAATCGGTATTCTGGAATTGATTGCCTCAATTCTTATTTTAATACCTAGAACAACTTTATACGGAGCCGTTTTAGGTTTAGGGCTTATGCTGGGTGCTATCCAATTTCATGTAACGGAACTGGGTGTTGATGTGCAGAATGACGGCGGAAAACTTTTTTATCTGGCGGTAACAGTAGCTGTATTTTGTATATTATTAATTGTTATAAACCGAAAACAGATTTTATCAGTATTCTCTAAAAATAAAAAGGCTGTCGCAAAATGA
- a CDS encoding DinB family protein produces the protein MIKSVENNLRELSHTVGSISDELYTKKSKYLFGSSIGQHVRHILEIYDVLLAGYSSGKFSFENRKRSRILEENVKEMLYTIERLVAEINKKDREMICVLHDHLNNEQELKTTYFRELLYCFEHGIHHQALIKVALKEFEWKNIPENFGVAPSTVKFRLACAR, from the coding sequence ATGATAAAAAGTGTTGAAAATAATCTTAGGGAATTATCACATACAGTAGGTTCCATTTCCGATGAGTTGTATACTAAGAAAAGTAAATATTTGTTCGGAAGTTCAATCGGGCAACATGTCAGGCATATTCTGGAAATCTATGATGTATTGCTGGCTGGTTATTCTTCCGGAAAATTTTCATTTGAAAACAGAAAAAGAAGCCGGATTCTTGAAGAGAATGTGAAAGAAATGTTATACACCATCGAAAGATTAGTGGCCGAAATCAATAAAAAAGATAGAGAGATGATCTGCGTTCTGCATGATCATTTAAACAATGAGCAGGAACTTAAAACAACCTATTTTCGGGAATTGCTGTATTGTTTTGAACACGGAATTCATCATCAGGCATTAATAAAAGTAGCACTTAAAGAATTTGAATGGAAAAATATCCCTGAGAATTTCGGAGTGGCCCCCTCAACTGTAAAATTTAGACTTGCATGTGCACGGTAA
- a CDS encoding SDR family NAD(P)-dependent oxidoreductase yields MIVLGSTSEVAQAFVEEALKQGEKFEKIYLITSNVETAERFARHIDVKFLQQAEVIGMDLMKEADYNAFEQINSSLLFCAVGYLGEGTEEGLYDNKNTGKIIDINYAKLVPVLNYFVQKFESRRSGTIIGLSSVAGDRGRQSNFIYGSAKAAFTAYLSGLRNYLSDKKVHVMTVKPGFMATKMTEGLPLNPALTASPDQAAEYIFKAYKKRKNIMYVLPVWGVIMLIIRNIPEFIFKKLKL; encoded by the coding sequence ATGATCGTTTTAGGAAGTACATCGGAAGTAGCACAGGCATTTGTGGAAGAAGCCCTGAAACAGGGAGAAAAGTTTGAAAAAATTTATCTTATTACCTCAAATGTGGAAACCGCAGAAAGATTTGCAAGGCATATTGATGTGAAATTTCTTCAGCAGGCGGAAGTAATCGGGATGGATCTGATGAAAGAAGCAGATTACAATGCATTTGAACAGATCAATTCCAGTCTTTTGTTTTGTGCCGTAGGATATTTGGGCGAAGGAACCGAAGAGGGATTATACGATAATAAGAATACGGGAAAAATCATCGACATCAACTATGCGAAACTTGTTCCGGTACTTAATTATTTTGTACAGAAATTTGAAAGCAGAAGATCCGGAACAATTATCGGGCTTTCATCGGTGGCCGGTGATCGTGGAAGACAAAGCAACTTTATTTACGGCAGCGCAAAAGCAGCTTTTACAGCTTACCTGAGCGGTCTCAGGAATTATCTTTCAGATAAAAAAGTACACGTGATGACTGTGAAACCCGGATTTATGGCTACTAAAATGACCGAAGGGCTTCCCCTGAATCCCGCACTTACAGCAAGCCCTGATCAGGCCGCTGAATATATTTTCAAAGCCTATAAAAAAAGAAAAAATATAATGTACGTTTTGCCGGTGTGGGGAGTGATTATGCTCATCATCAGGAATATTCCGGAATTTATATTTAAAAAGCTTAAGCTCTAA
- a CDS encoding NRDE family protein, translating into MCTVSYFKTNDAVIITSNRDEKRNREKAVFPNILELNDHRLYFPKDKKASGTWFVIDNKGNAAILLNGAFQKHTSNPPYKKSRGIVLLDIVKNGNFLQTFQGYDLSGIEPFQLLVFYDEKLMRLLWDGKDKHEFFLDENESHLLSSKTLYNDHIENEREKDFRRFRSSKDTEAHEILNFHKKHQIEKEPAIDWIIKEEYITVSITQLVIEKKNISFTYYDLTENTIQTKKIEKRILV; encoded by the coding sequence ATGTGCACGGTAAGTTATTTTAAAACAAACGATGCCGTTATCATTACGTCAAACCGGGATGAAAAAAGAAACAGAGAGAAAGCGGTTTTTCCAAATATTTTGGAGCTGAATGATCATAGATTGTATTTTCCTAAAGATAAAAAAGCATCCGGAACCTGGTTTGTGATTGATAACAAAGGTAATGCAGCGATTCTTTTGAATGGGGCTTTTCAAAAGCATACAAGCAATCCGCCTTATAAAAAAAGCAGAGGAATTGTGCTTTTGGATATTGTTAAAAACGGGAATTTTTTGCAGACTTTCCAGGGATATGACTTGTCGGGGATAGAACCCTTTCAGTTATTGGTTTTTTACGATGAAAAATTAATGAGACTGCTTTGGGACGGGAAAGACAAACATGAATTTTTTTTAGATGAAAATGAAAGCCATCTGCTTTCTTCTAAAACCTTATACAACGATCATATTGAAAATGAAAGGGAAAAAGATTTCAGAAGATTTCGGAGTAGTAAAGATACTGAAGCTCATGAAATACTCAATTTTCATAAAAAACACCAAATAGAAAAAGAACCGGCAATTGACTGGATAATAAAAGAGGAATATATTACGGTAAGCATTACCCAGCTTGTTATTGAAAAAAAGAATATTAGTTTTACGTATTACGATCTTACAGAAAACACAATACAAACAAAAAAAATTGAGAAAAGAATTCTTGTTTAA
- a CDS encoding FAD-binding oxidoreductase, whose translation MKPDFVQKVTNWGNYPIVEKEMRSEDTFQKIKEFVLTHNEVIARGNGRCYGDASLGEYIFSTKKLNKFISFDRLNGIIECESGVLLSDVLEIAVPQGYFLYVTPGTKFVSVGGAIASDVHGKNHHSEGCFSEYVIEFKLMIENGDIITCSREENSEKFWSTIGGMGLTGIILTAKFRLKNIQTAYIRQESIKAENLDEIFRLFEESESWTYNVAWIDCLQKGKNIGRSILMRGEHAFQHELPQKFRDQPLRLKKKFEPKVPFYFPGFVLNAFTVKIFNYFYFKKQSKKEITDFIDYETFFYPLDFVKDWNRIYGKSGFIQYQMMIPKEKGKEGMRKILETIANSGNGSFLAVLKLYGKENPQAYNSFPFEGYSLALDFKVNSKLRKLIDRLDDIVEEYHGKIYLTKDSMSRSSLTNYLKNVQSSKFVSLQHKRIINNS comes from the coding sequence ATGAAGCCGGATTTTGTACAGAAAGTAACCAACTGGGGAAATTACCCCATTGTGGAAAAGGAAATGAGGTCTGAAGACACTTTCCAGAAAATAAAAGAGTTTGTGCTTACCCATAATGAAGTGATCGCAAGAGGCAACGGAAGATGCTACGGAGATGCTTCACTGGGAGAATATATATTTTCAACAAAAAAGCTCAATAAATTCATAAGCTTTGACCGGTTAAACGGAATTATCGAATGCGAATCCGGAGTTTTGCTTTCTGATGTCCTGGAAATTGCCGTACCACAGGGATATTTCCTCTATGTTACTCCGGGAACAAAATTCGTGTCGGTAGGAGGAGCCATTGCATCAGATGTTCATGGTAAAAATCATCATAGCGAAGGATGTTTTTCAGAATACGTCATTGAGTTTAAATTAATGATTGAAAATGGCGATATTATTACCTGTTCGAGAGAGGAAAACTCTGAAAAATTCTGGTCTACCATTGGAGGCATGGGACTTACTGGAATTATTCTTACTGCAAAATTCAGGCTTAAAAATATTCAGACGGCATATATTCGTCAGGAAAGTATTAAAGCGGAAAATCTTGATGAAATTTTCAGACTCTTCGAAGAAAGTGAAAGCTGGACCTATAATGTAGCATGGATCGACTGTCTTCAAAAAGGTAAAAATATTGGAAGAAGTATTTTGATGAGAGGAGAACACGCCTTTCAGCATGAACTGCCTCAAAAATTCAGAGATCAGCCTCTAAGGCTTAAAAAAAAGTTTGAACCCAAAGTCCCTTTTTATTTTCCGGGATTTGTTTTAAATGCTTTTACCGTAAAGATCTTTAATTATTTTTACTTTAAAAAGCAATCTAAAAAAGAAATAACAGACTTTATTGATTACGAAACATTTTTTTATCCTCTTGATTTTGTAAAAGACTGGAACAGGATCTATGGAAAATCGGGGTTTATTCAATACCAGATGATGATTCCCAAAGAAAAAGGTAAAGAGGGGATGAGGAAAATCCTTGAAACAATTGCCAATAGCGGAAACGGCTCATTTCTGGCAGTGTTAAAGCTGTACGGGAAAGAAAATCCACAGGCTTATAATTCCTTTCCTTTTGAAGGCTATTCATTAGCATTAGATTTTAAAGTAAATTCAAAACTAAGAAAGTTAATCGACAGGCTGGATGATATCGTGGAAGAATATCATGGAAAGATTTATCTTACGAAAGATAGCATGAGCAGATCATCGCTTACTAATTACCTTAAGAATGTTCAGAGTTCAAAATTTGTGTCTTTACAGCACAAAAGAATCATAAATAATAGTTAA
- a CDS encoding decaprenyl-phosphate phosphoribosyltransferase encodes MKKYFKLLRVEQWVKNLFVFVPLFFSGNIKNIDLLSKSIFAFIIFSLAASAVYILNDYNDIEADKKHPEKRRRPLASGAISKSQAIAIFIGLIAADIALVFFSQAYFQQNLWKFATIIASYFLMNLAYTFRLKHVPIIDISIIALGFVLRVLAGGYITGISISQWAILLTFVLALVLAIGKRRGELINAQISGKTRKALDGYNVQFADIALSISVTLAIVCYLMFTLSPEVQAKFHQRVFFTVIFVVFAFLRYLQQTLVYNRTESPTKIVYRDRYIQVTLLLWVAAFLIQIYFKK; translated from the coding sequence ATGAAGAAATATTTTAAACTGCTCCGTGTAGAGCAATGGGTAAAAAACCTGTTTGTTTTTGTTCCGCTATTTTTTTCCGGTAATATTAAAAATATCGATCTGCTTTCCAAAAGTATTTTCGCTTTCATTATTTTCTCTCTGGCAGCAAGTGCCGTTTATATCCTGAATGATTATAATGATATCGAAGCAGATAAAAAACACCCCGAAAAGAGAAGAAGACCTTTGGCCAGCGGGGCCATTTCAAAATCTCAGGCAATAGCAATTTTTATTGGGCTTATTGCAGCAGATATTGCGTTGGTGTTTTTTTCGCAGGCTTATTTTCAACAAAATCTATGGAAATTTGCTACCATCATCGCTTCTTATTTTTTGATGAATCTTGCTTATACATTCAGGCTGAAGCACGTTCCTATTATTGATATTTCCATTATTGCTCTGGGATTTGTGCTTAGGGTTTTAGCAGGAGGATATATTACCGGGATCAGTATTTCTCAGTGGGCTATTTTACTGACTTTCGTACTTGCCCTTGTATTGGCTATAGGTAAAAGAAGAGGGGAACTCATCAATGCACAGATCTCGGGTAAAACAAGAAAAGCTTTGGACGGATATAATGTTCAGTTTGCAGATATTGCACTTTCTATTTCTGTAACGCTTGCTATAGTATGTTATCTGATGTTTACGCTTTCACCGGAAGTGCAGGCAAAATTTCATCAGCGCGTTTTTTTTACAGTAATTTTCGTTGTTTTTGCTTTTTTAAGATATTTACAGCAGACGCTGGTTTACAACAGAACAGAATCTCCCACCAAAATTGTGTATCGTGACAGATATATTCAGGTTACTTTATTATTGTGGGTAGCTGCATTTTTAATTCAAATATATTTTAAAAAATGA
- a CDS encoding cysteine desulfurase family protein → MNKIYLDNAATTPLAEEVIDAMVDTMKMNFGNPSSTHSFGQEAKILIENVRRQVADYLHVTPAEIIFTSCGTESNNMIIKSAVDHLGVQRIISSPLEHKCVSESILDMKNRKGVEVNYIRPDEKGDIDLTKLEALLKSSDKKTLVSLMHANNEIGNLTDIKKVAELCKANNALFHSDTVQTMAHMQLDFSDIQVDFASCSAHKFHGPKGIGFAFIRKSSGLKGIITGGPQERSLRAGTENVAGIVGLGKALELSLNHLEEYAAHMENIKAYAVEKLTQTVPGIKFNGRSAEKDTSLYTVLSALLPYKNPLIGLQLDMKGIAISQGSACSSGASKPSMVMMMVLSEDEMDHCTPLRISFSHMTTTEDIDALADALHEISRDFVIENTNVEHR, encoded by the coding sequence ATGAATAAAATATACTTAGATAACGCTGCTACAACACCTCTTGCAGAAGAAGTTATCGATGCAATGGTAGATACCATGAAAATGAATTTTGGAAACCCGTCTTCAACACACAGTTTCGGACAGGAAGCAAAAATTCTTATCGAAAACGTAAGAAGGCAGGTTGCAGATTATCTTCATGTTACTCCGGCCGAAATCATATTCACATCCTGCGGGACGGAATCAAATAATATGATTATCAAATCTGCCGTTGATCATCTTGGAGTACAGAGAATTATCAGTTCTCCTCTGGAACACAAATGTGTTTCCGAGAGTATCCTGGATATGAAAAACAGAAAAGGGGTAGAAGTAAACTACATCCGTCCTGATGAGAAAGGAGACATTGATCTTACAAAGCTGGAAGCATTACTGAAATCTTCAGATAAAAAAACATTGGTAAGCCTGATGCATGCCAACAACGAAATCGGAAATCTTACCGATATTAAAAAGGTGGCAGAACTTTGTAAAGCCAATAATGCACTTTTCCATTCGGATACGGTACAGACCATGGCACATATGCAGCTTGACTTTTCTGATATTCAGGTAGATTTTGCATCATGCAGTGCGCATAAATTTCATGGGCCGAAAGGAATAGGTTTTGCCTTTATCAGAAAATCAAGCGGATTAAAAGGAATTATTACCGGAGGTCCGCAGGAAAGAAGCCTGAGAGCCGGAACAGAAAACGTAGCCGGAATTGTAGGATTGGGAAAAGCATTGGAACTTTCTCTGAATCACTTGGAAGAATATGCAGCTCATATGGAGAATATTAAAGCATATGCTGTAGAAAAGCTTACACAAACCGTTCCCGGAATTAAATTTAATGGAAGAAGCGCAGAAAAAGATACCAGTCTTTATACTGTTTTAAGCGCATTATTACCATATAAAAATCCTTTAATCGGTCTTCAGCTGGATATGAAGGGAATAGCAATTTCTCAGGGAAGCGCATGTTCTTCAGGAGCATCCAAACCATCTATGGTAATGATGATGGTACTTTCTGAAGATGAAATGGACCACTGTACTCCTTTACGGATCTCATTTAGCCATATGACTACTACCGAAGATATTGATGCCTTAGCGGATGCTTTGCATGAAATTTCCAGAGATTTTGTTATAGAAAATACAAATGTTGAGCATAGATAA
- a CDS encoding sigma-70 family RNA polymerase sigma factor — MKNNDSGLAPEQWVDAFADFLFSFAITRVNSREDAEDIVQDTFLAAFKNAGTFEERSSVKTWLTSILKNKIIDYYRKKSQNSKSYEDYLDETGASFENAFFNQNHFGRWKNDIDKNYLSESTDDYILSKEFYKIMEFCLQKLPSKLKPVFVAKYMLDEDAEKICKEFNITSSNYWVLLFRAKTLLRSCLEKNEITL, encoded by the coding sequence ATGAAAAATAATGATTCAGGTTTAGCTCCCGAACAATGGGTAGATGCATTTGCTGATTTTCTATTCAGTTTCGCCATAACCAGAGTAAATTCTAGAGAAGATGCGGAAGATATAGTGCAGGATACCTTTTTGGCAGCTTTTAAAAATGCAGGTACATTTGAAGAAAGATCATCTGTAAAAACATGGCTTACCAGCATTCTCAAAAATAAAATCATTGATTATTACAGAAAGAAAAGTCAGAATAGCAAAAGCTATGAAGATTATCTTGATGAAACGGGAGCATCATTCGAAAATGCTTTTTTCAATCAGAATCACTTTGGCAGATGGAAAAATGATATCGACAAAAATTACCTTTCCGAGAGCACGGATGATTATATTCTAAGCAAAGAGTTTTATAAAATCATGGAATTCTGCCTTCAAAAATTACCTTCAAAACTAAAGCCTGTTTTCGTGGCAAAATATATGCTGGATGAAGATGCTGAAAAAATTTGTAAGGAATTTAATATTACTTCGTCTAATTACTGGGTGCTTCTTTTTCGGGCTAAAACACTCTTGAGAAGCTGTCTTGAAAAAAATGAAATCACACTGTAA
- a CDS encoding HAD family hydrolase — protein MKKLYCFDFDGTLTYKDTMFMYLRFYDPVKFRLQFLKHIPLFVLLKLKLADTEKVKKSFIGSILKGQTQEKIEKKSNQFFEHYYPKIIRENALDFISNIDREHTHSLLVTASLDIWAKPFADAFQMELVATRAEFKNGVFTGNFIGKNCNGKEKLIRIQAEITNRKYDKIIAFGDTSGDRQMLQWANEGHYQFFH, from the coding sequence ATGAAGAAATTGTATTGTTTTGATTTCGACGGGACGCTTACCTACAAAGACACCATGTTTATGTACCTGCGGTTTTATGATCCTGTAAAATTCAGATTGCAGTTTCTGAAACATATTCCGCTATTTGTTTTACTTAAATTAAAACTTGCTGATACCGAAAAGGTGAAAAAAAGTTTTATAGGTTCTATTCTTAAAGGCCAGACGCAGGAAAAAATAGAAAAAAAATCCAACCAGTTTTTTGAGCATTACTACCCGAAAATTATTCGCGAAAATGCCTTGGATTTTATCAGCAATATTGATCGTGAGCATACACACAGTCTTTTGGTAACCGCTTCATTGGATATCTGGGCAAAACCCTTTGCAGATGCTTTCCAGATGGAGCTTGTAGCAACAAGAGCAGAATTTAAAAACGGAGTTTTCACGGGTAATTTTATAGGAAAAAACTGTAACGGGAAAGAAAAACTTATTCGCATACAGGCGGAAATTACCAACCGTAAATATGATAAAATCATTGCTTTCGGAGATACCTCAGGAGACAGGCAGATGCTTCAATGGGCAAATGAAGGACATTATCAATTTTTTCACTAA
- the trxA gene encoding thioredoxin, translated as MALEITDSSFQETVLKSDKPVLVDFWAVWCGPCRTLGPIIEEVATDFEGKAVVGKVDVDNNQEISMQYGIRNIPTVLIFKNGEVVDKLVGVAPKDVIAQKLSAHL; from the coding sequence ATGGCTTTAGAAATTACAGACAGCTCATTTCAGGAAACAGTTTTAAAATCAGATAAGCCTGTATTGGTAGACTTTTGGGCAGTATGGTGCGGACCTTGTAGAACGTTGGGACCAATTATCGAAGAGGTTGCAACAGATTTCGAAGGGAAAGCGGTAGTGGGAAAAGTAGATGTAGACAACAACCAGGAAATCTCAATGCAGTATGGGATTAGAAATATTCCAACAGTACTTATTTTTAAGAATGGTGAAGTTGTTGACAAATTAGTTGGTGTAGCTCCAAAGGATGTGATCGCTCAAAAATTAAGCGCACACTTGTAA
- a CDS encoding DM13 domain-containing protein yields the protein MMKNLILILAAGFFLQSCIRENTSTEDLMEMAPENAKLISFGNFMKGPYGNNIGGKAEIYEKNGIYTLAFDKDFSVSNGPDLYVYVSTEQQPDNFISLGKLKSVNGGQIYTFATKPDLDTYKYAVVHCQQYNHLFSYALLQKK from the coding sequence ATGATGAAAAACTTAATCCTAATTCTTGCAGCAGGTTTTTTTCTTCAAAGCTGCATAAGAGAAAACACTTCCACCGAAGATTTAATGGAAATGGCACCGGAAAACGCCAAGCTTATTTCCTTCGGCAATTTTATGAAGGGACCTTACGGAAACAATATTGGCGGTAAAGCAGAGATTTACGAAAAAAACGGTATTTATACACTTGCTTTTGATAAGGACTTTTCAGTAAGCAATGGGCCGGATCTTTATGTATATGTGAGTACGGAGCAGCAGCCGGACAATTTCATCTCATTGGGAAAATTAAAGTCCGTTAACGGAGGACAAATTTACACTTTTGCAACAAAACCGGATTTGGATACTTATAAATATGCTGTAGTACACTGTCAGCAATACAATCATTTATTCTCTTACGCATTACTCCAAAAAAAATAA